A stretch of Paraburkholderia phenazinium DNA encodes these proteins:
- a CDS encoding sensor histidine kinase, with protein sequence MSLWRSTIFRLLMIYALVFAGSVLGLVWVNYCSSANYTATQADYNINWQFQYFAALPRNLMLEQIDARIRTTIRRPVNYYGVFAPDGQYLKGDIAVRPAAVEPNGDGVWFRPQLTSLKIERPQYMRTKATRLADGDVLVIARDVDEMTRLRDYMLGGIAWSGAIALLGGLGFGVLCSAVQLRRIKEMRRLANLIAQGNLNTRLPERGGDELAWLSQIVNHMLDEISRLMNEVKSACDGIAHDLRTPLIHIRSLLARIEPTALRDADAQRVQLAAQETDEVLKRFAAILRISEIEALHRRAEFSDTDMCALCQQIGELYAPVAAARSVELKLDLQPVLHVRADYPLMYEALVNIVDNAIKFAPEDGTVVIAVSQCAEGPRITVRDDGPGIRREEKLAVLQRFYRSERTRDTPGSGLGLSVVQAVARLHDFRLALEDANPGTCVALDCWPERRGL encoded by the coding sequence ATGAGCTTGTGGCGTAGCACGATATTCCGTTTGCTGATGATCTACGCGCTGGTGTTTGCCGGCTCCGTGTTGGGACTCGTATGGGTTAACTACTGTAGCTCTGCGAACTACACGGCGACCCAGGCCGATTACAACATCAACTGGCAATTCCAGTACTTCGCGGCATTGCCTCGCAATCTCATGCTCGAGCAGATCGATGCGCGTATCAGGACGACGATCCGCCGGCCGGTTAACTACTACGGTGTGTTCGCGCCGGATGGCCAGTATCTCAAGGGCGATATCGCCGTGCGGCCGGCCGCTGTCGAGCCCAACGGAGATGGCGTCTGGTTCAGGCCGCAGCTGACATCGCTAAAAATCGAGCGGCCACAATACATGCGGACCAAGGCCACGCGGCTTGCCGATGGCGATGTGCTGGTGATTGCCCGTGACGTGGACGAAATGACGCGTTTGCGCGATTACATGCTGGGCGGCATCGCATGGAGCGGCGCGATTGCGTTGCTGGGTGGCCTCGGTTTCGGTGTTCTGTGTTCTGCTGTGCAACTGCGGCGTATCAAGGAGATGCGCCGTCTCGCGAATCTGATCGCGCAAGGTAACCTGAATACGCGCTTGCCGGAGCGTGGCGGCGATGAACTCGCATGGTTGTCGCAGATCGTCAATCATATGCTCGACGAAATATCGCGTTTGATGAACGAGGTCAAAAGCGCATGCGATGGTATTGCTCACGATTTGCGTACACCGCTCATTCATATCCGGTCGCTGCTTGCACGTATCGAGCCTACAGCGCTCAGGGATGCCGATGCGCAGCGTGTGCAGCTAGCCGCGCAAGAAACGGACGAAGTGCTCAAGCGCTTCGCCGCGATACTGCGTATTTCGGAGATCGAAGCATTGCATCGTCGCGCAGAGTTCAGCGATACGGATATGTGTGCCTTGTGCCAGCAGATAGGCGAGCTTTATGCGCCTGTTGCCGCTGCGAGAAGCGTCGAATTGAAACTCGATTTGCAACCCGTGCTTCATGTGCGCGCCGATTATCCGTTGATGTACGAAGCGTTGGTGAACATTGTCGATAACGCGATCAAGTTTGCGCCAGAAGATGGGACAGTGGTGATCGCGGTGTCGCAATGCGCGGAAGGGCCGCGTATCACGGTGCGCGATGACGGCCCCGGGATTCGGCGCGAAGAAAAGCTCGCGGTGCTGCAGCGTTTCTATCGCAGCGAGCGCACGCGCGACACGCCGGGCTCCGGGCTGGGTCTTTCGGTTGTGCAGGCGGTCGCTCGTCTGCATGATTTCAGGCTGGCGCTCGAGGATGCCAATCCGGGCACGTGTGTCGCGCTCGATTGCTGGCCCGAGCGGCGCGGCCTATGA
- a CDS encoding response regulator transcription factor, translating into MAKILTIEDDRIVGRDIVDTLCDAGFEVEWVLSGQDGIARAVHDEFDVITLDRVLPGIDGLTILKTIRGVGIETPVLMISALSDVDERVRGLLAGGDDYIPKPFSAEEMKARIEVLLRRRGRRQQAASTVLRVDDLEIDLIARTATRGEHVVALPPVEFKLLEYFARNSGQILTRTMIFQSVWDMHFDPGTNLIEVYVGLLRRKIDLAGMRPLLKTVRGSGYMLG; encoded by the coding sequence ATGGCAAAAATCTTGACGATTGAAGACGATCGCATTGTCGGGCGCGACATCGTAGATACGTTGTGCGACGCCGGTTTCGAGGTGGAGTGGGTTTTGAGCGGACAGGACGGCATCGCGCGTGCGGTGCACGACGAGTTCGATGTCATTACGCTCGACCGCGTGCTGCCCGGCATCGATGGGCTGACGATTCTCAAGACAATCCGCGGCGTGGGCATCGAAACGCCGGTCTTGATGATCAGCGCGTTGTCCGATGTCGACGAGCGGGTGCGCGGACTGCTCGCAGGCGGTGACGATTACATTCCCAAGCCGTTTTCCGCGGAAGAGATGAAGGCGCGTATCGAAGTGCTGCTACGCAGGCGCGGACGTCGGCAGCAAGCTGCGTCCACGGTGCTGCGCGTCGACGATCTCGAGATCGATCTGATTGCCCGCACGGCGACGCGTGGCGAGCATGTGGTCGCGCTACCGCCGGTGGAATTCAAACTGCTTGAATACTTCGCGCGCAACTCCGGGCAGATCCTGACCCGCACGATGATCTTTCAGTCTGTGTGGGACATGCATTTCGATCCGGGCACCAATCTGATTGAGGTGTACGTTGGGTTGCTGCGGCGGAAGATCGATCTCGCAGGCATGCGTCCGTTGTTGAAGACCGTGCGTGGATCGGGTTACATGCTGGGCTAG
- a CDS encoding DUF4148 domain-containing protein — protein sequence MKRTLATLLLTGTLSLLAAAAHASPAQVPSQGLTREQVKAQLYQAFLNGTTAADEKTSYPSPPEDRAEVAAQRVKEARVDPAYANFVR from the coding sequence ATGAAACGCACACTCGCCACGCTGTTGCTTACCGGTACGCTTTCCCTGCTTGCCGCTGCTGCCCATGCCTCTCCCGCTCAAGTCCCTTCGCAGGGTTTGACACGGGAACAAGTGAAGGCGCAGTTGTACCAAGCATTCTTGAACGGCACGACCGCCGCCGACGAGAAGACGTCCTATCCGTCACCTCCCGAGGATCGGGCAGAAGTCGCGGCGCAGCGTGTCAAGGAAGCACGCGTGGACCCCGCCTATGCGAACTTCGTCAGGTAA
- a CDS encoding glycoside hydrolase family 13 protein: MNMRTKDFTTPAACTNLEWWRSAVIYQIYPRSFADSDGDGIGDLPGITAKLPYLGRLGIDAIWLSPFYLSPQADAGYDVADYRVVDPLFGTLDDFDRMLEQAHALGMRVIVDLVPNHTSDEHAWFQAALQSPPGSAERARYLFRDGKGAHGNLPPNNWQSVFGGNAWSRAPGDSQWYLHLFDRRQPDLNWDHPDVRSEFEDVLKFWLDRGVDGFRVDVAHGLVKAPGLPDWAGQAAMVEGTEGGDDNPGPMWDQEDVHEIYRSWRRLLDSYPGERMMVAEAWIAPQARLTRYIRPDEMQQAFNFDYLLTHWDAAEIKAVVDSSLAASAAVGAPTTWVMSNHDSVRHTSRYGLSKPGARPKGIAADGEQPDEALGLRRARAAAFLTLALPGSAYIYQGEELGLPEHTTLEAHYRQDPAFFRTNGEEIGRDGCRVPLPWLADAPSFGFGPSEKSWLPQPENFARYAVDRQEGVYGSTLELYRQLLQLRHDYKLGNGQLRWQSGDSSDVLSFDNGTLCTVINLGMRPVTLPPGRLLLSSEQRDASGRLPGNAAAWLALR, from the coding sequence ATGAATATGCGCACGAAAGACTTCACCACCCCCGCAGCCTGCACCAACCTAGAATGGTGGCGCAGCGCGGTGATATATCAGATTTATCCCCGTTCTTTCGCAGACTCGGACGGCGACGGTATCGGCGATCTGCCCGGTATCACGGCAAAACTGCCCTACCTCGGGCGTCTTGGTATCGACGCTATCTGGCTGTCGCCGTTTTATCTCTCGCCGCAAGCGGATGCCGGCTACGACGTCGCCGACTATCGCGTCGTCGATCCGTTATTCGGCACACTGGACGACTTTGACCGAATGCTCGAGCAGGCGCACGCGCTGGGCATGAGGGTGATCGTCGATCTGGTGCCCAATCACACGTCCGACGAACACGCATGGTTTCAGGCCGCGCTGCAATCGCCGCCAGGCAGCGCCGAGCGCGCGCGTTACCTGTTTCGCGACGGCAAAGGCGCGCACGGCAATTTGCCGCCGAATAACTGGCAAAGCGTGTTTGGCGGTAACGCATGGTCGCGTGCGCCGGGCGACTCGCAGTGGTATCTGCACCTGTTCGACCGCAGGCAGCCAGATCTGAACTGGGACCACCCCGACGTTCGTTCGGAGTTCGAAGATGTACTGAAGTTTTGGCTAGACCGTGGCGTGGATGGCTTCCGCGTCGACGTCGCCCACGGCCTCGTCAAGGCGCCTGGGCTGCCCGACTGGGCCGGTCAGGCCGCAATGGTGGAGGGCACCGAGGGCGGAGACGACAATCCAGGCCCCATGTGGGATCAGGAGGACGTGCACGAGATTTACCGGAGCTGGCGCCGCCTGCTGGACAGCTACCCCGGCGAGCGCATGATGGTGGCGGAGGCATGGATCGCGCCGCAGGCCCGGCTTACCCGCTACATTCGTCCCGATGAAATGCAACAGGCCTTCAATTTCGACTATCTGCTGACGCACTGGGATGCGGCTGAAATCAAGGCTGTCGTCGACAGTTCGCTGGCTGCCTCAGCAGCAGTCGGCGCGCCCACGACCTGGGTGATGTCCAACCACGACTCCGTGCGTCATACGTCGCGCTATGGCTTGAGCAAACCGGGGGCTCGACCTAAAGGCATCGCTGCGGACGGCGAGCAGCCAGACGAAGCGTTGGGATTGCGCCGCGCGCGTGCCGCCGCCTTCCTCACGCTTGCGCTGCCGGGATCGGCATACATCTATCAGGGCGAGGAACTGGGTTTGCCCGAGCACACCACGCTCGAAGCGCATTATCGGCAAGACCCCGCCTTTTTCCGCACCAATGGCGAAGAAATCGGACGCGACGGCTGCCGGGTGCCGCTGCCCTGGCTAGCGGACGCACCGTCCTTCGGCTTCGGTCCGAGCGAGAAAAGCTGGTTGCCGCAGCCGGAAAATTTCGCGCGCTATGCGGTGGATCGCCAGGAAGGCGTGTACGGTTCGACGCTGGAACTGTATCGACAACTTCTTCAATTGCGGCATGACTACAAGCTCGGCAATGGCCAGTTGCGCTGGCAGTCCGGCGATTCGTCAGATGTGCTGAGCTTTGACAACGGCACGCTATGCACGGTGATCAATCTGGGAATGCGCCCCGTCACACTGCCGCCCGGTAGGCTGCTGCTATCGAGCGAACAGCGAGACGCATCGGGACGCTTGCCTGGTAACGCGGCGGCGTGGCTGGCTTTGCGCTGA
- a CDS encoding FAD-binding oxidoreductase translates to MQGDVVKALLEALGADVVTLPEQFGSRQVVDWSGLPGKTPRALVRPRNTDEVATAMRICNEYRQPVVTQGGLTGLVGGANVLDAELALSLDRMNHIVEIDRVSGTMTVEAGTPLQVVQEAALDADLYFPLDLGARGSCTIGGNLATNAGGNRVIKYGMMRDQVLGVEAVLASGEVVGALHKMIKNNSGYDLRNLLIGSEGTLGVITSAVLRLRPRPRAVATAWCALPSYSAVTKLLEEAQAGLAAGVSAFEVMWAGYYDAVLANLPELRAPVAERYPFYVLLESVGGDPVRHAQAFEEFLGRMLEAEIVSDAALAVSESDALAFWAIRDAPGEYPKFIPDHAAFDVSFSISNVGDVAQRCDVRLRERWPQAVVMIYGHLGDGNIHIVVDVPGAGKTLHGEIDDVIYDVTREFHGSVSAEHGIGTKKKAYLEFTRSDADVAAMRAVKAALDPNGILNPGKIF, encoded by the coding sequence ATGCAAGGCGATGTTGTGAAGGCGTTGCTTGAGGCGCTAGGTGCAGACGTGGTGACGTTGCCGGAGCAGTTCGGTTCGCGTCAGGTGGTGGATTGGAGCGGGTTGCCGGGCAAGACGCCGCGCGCTCTCGTCCGGCCGCGCAATACGGACGAAGTCGCAACGGCGATGAGGATCTGCAACGAATATCGCCAGCCTGTCGTTACGCAAGGCGGACTGACTGGGCTCGTTGGCGGTGCGAATGTGCTCGATGCCGAACTGGCGCTGAGTCTTGACCGGATGAACCACATCGTCGAAATCGATCGTGTTTCAGGCACGATGACGGTCGAAGCCGGAACGCCGTTGCAGGTCGTGCAGGAGGCCGCACTCGACGCGGATCTTTACTTCCCACTCGATCTGGGCGCGCGCGGCAGTTGCACGATTGGCGGTAATCTCGCAACGAACGCAGGCGGTAACCGCGTCATCAAATACGGAATGATGCGAGACCAGGTGCTTGGCGTCGAAGCAGTGCTGGCGAGCGGCGAAGTGGTAGGCGCGCTGCACAAGATGATCAAGAACAATAGCGGCTACGACCTGCGGAATCTGCTGATCGGCAGCGAGGGTACCCTCGGTGTCATCACGAGTGCGGTGCTGCGTTTGAGGCCGCGGCCTCGAGCGGTTGCGACTGCATGGTGCGCGCTGCCGTCATACAGTGCGGTGACGAAGTTGCTCGAAGAAGCCCAGGCCGGGCTCGCGGCTGGCGTTTCCGCCTTTGAGGTGATGTGGGCCGGTTACTACGACGCGGTGCTTGCGAATCTGCCTGAACTTCGTGCGCCTGTGGCGGAGCGCTATCCGTTTTACGTGTTGCTCGAAAGCGTAGGCGGTGATCCGGTGCGGCATGCGCAAGCGTTTGAGGAATTTCTCGGCCGTATGTTGGAGGCGGAGATAGTCAGTGATGCGGCGTTAGCTGTCTCGGAGTCGGATGCGCTTGCGTTCTGGGCGATCCGCGATGCGCCGGGCGAGTATCCGAAGTTCATTCCAGATCACGCTGCGTTCGACGTGAGCTTCTCGATCAGCAATGTCGGCGATGTCGCCCAGCGATGCGACGTCCGTTTGCGTGAGCGCTGGCCGCAGGCCGTGGTGATGATTTACGGTCACCTTGGCGACGGCAACATCCATATCGTTGTGGATGTGCCGGGAGCAGGCAAGACTTTGCATGGCGAGATCGACGACGTGATTTACGATGTCACGCGCGAATTCCACGGATCGGTTTCCGCCGAGCACGGCATTGGCACCAAGAAGAAAGCGTATCTTGAGTTCACGCGCAGCGATGCGGATGTTGCCGCGATGCGTGCCGTGAAAGCCGCGCTCGATCCGAATGGGATCTTGAATCCGGGGAAGATATTTTAG
- a CDS encoding fumarylacetoacetate hydrolase family protein yields MRIEPASLLPNDLDQALLVGRVWRPAPVNGPSVVVVRGGQVFDITSTVPTTADLFDRADAVQIARTAPGEALGSVRALLEASLASAGQAGIRLLAPCDVQAIKACGVTFAVSLLERVIEEQAGGDAGKADEVRRTITELIGTDLAKIKPGSDAAMKLKAELERRGAWSQYMEVGIGPDAEVFSKSQPMSAVGLGADVGLYPTSVWNNPEPEIVLAVNSSAQIVGATLGNDVNLRDIEGRSALLLGKAKDNNGSCAIGPFVRLFDERFTLDTVRAASLSLRIEGTDDFVLEGVSHMKEISRDPADLVAQTSGKHHQYPDGFMLFLGTMFSPIKDRDAPGAGFTHHLGDVVTIATPSLGALVNTVQLSTEIPPWTFGVRALYQSLAKRGLL; encoded by the coding sequence ATGCGAATCGAACCCGCTTCCTTGCTTCCCAACGATCTCGACCAGGCGCTGCTCGTAGGCCGCGTATGGCGCCCCGCGCCGGTTAATGGACCGTCTGTCGTGGTAGTTCGCGGCGGGCAGGTCTTCGATATCACTTCCACGGTGCCCACGACGGCCGATCTGTTCGATCGGGCCGACGCCGTGCAAATCGCCCGCACTGCGCCCGGTGAGGCGCTGGGATCAGTCCGTGCGTTGCTAGAAGCAAGTTTGGCGTCGGCGGGTCAAGCTGGCATACGACTGCTTGCGCCTTGCGATGTGCAGGCGATCAAGGCGTGCGGCGTAACCTTCGCCGTGAGCCTGCTGGAACGGGTGATCGAGGAGCAGGCGGGCGGCGACGCCGGCAAGGCTGACGAAGTGCGCCGGACCATCACGGAACTGATCGGCACCGACCTCGCGAAGATCAAACCCGGCTCGGACGCGGCGATGAAACTGAAAGCTGAACTCGAGCGACGCGGTGCATGGTCCCAATACATGGAGGTCGGTATCGGGCCGGACGCCGAGGTGTTTTCTAAGTCCCAGCCGATGTCGGCCGTAGGGCTCGGTGCTGACGTTGGTCTGTACCCGACGTCCGTGTGGAACAATCCGGAACCGGAGATCGTGCTGGCCGTGAATAGCTCGGCTCAGATTGTTGGCGCAACGCTCGGTAACGATGTGAATCTGCGCGATATCGAAGGCCGTTCGGCTTTGCTGCTCGGCAAGGCAAAAGACAATAACGGCTCGTGTGCGATCGGGCCGTTCGTGCGTCTGTTCGACGAGCGCTTCACACTGGATACCGTACGCGCAGCGAGCTTGTCGCTGCGCATCGAAGGCACGGATGATTTTGTGCTGGAAGGTGTGAGTCATATGAAGGAGATTAGTCGCGATCCGGCTGATCTCGTCGCGCAGACCAGTGGAAAGCATCATCAGTACCCCGATGGTTTTATGTTGTTCCTCGGCACGATGTTCTCGCCGATCAAGGATCGCGATGCGCCCGGTGCGGGTTTCACTCACCATCTTGGTGATGTGGTGACGATTGCGACGCCTTCGCTAGGTGCTTTGGTGAACACAGTGCAGCTTTCGACCGAGATTCCTCCGTGGACATTTGGTGTCAGAGCGCTCTATCAGAGTCTTGCAAAACGCGGACTGCTGTAG
- a CDS encoding acetoacetate--CoA ligase, with protein sequence MNQADSVARDPAVGPTCVPQIRLYQEWLQQTRGLSFDSYDALWRWSVSDLDAFWASVWEFGGMLSPTPYSAVLAEERMPGARWFPGAHVNYAHQVFRHADAAHAAGMPAIVSEDEQGRTRELGWPELKRQAASLALTLRERGVQRGDRVVAYLPNVPETIVAFLACSSIGAVWSVCAPDMGLNAVIDRFRQIEPRVLIAADGVHYAGRPMDRSRVVASLRAALPDVHTLIVLETPHAASRVDDALSFADAVARDDAATAAFVPEWLPFDHPLWVVYSSGTTGLPKAIVQSQGGVAVTAMAVALLNDLGASYSSNNLGERFHWYTSTGWIMWNVQLSGLLAGTTICLYDGSPNGRKEHPDWGVLWRFAARHRITVLGAGAAFHGNCKKAGLSLADCGDLSRMRAIGSTGSPLPEDVQRWGTEQFAAIGTPDIWWINISGGTDLCCNFATGNRELPQVPGQMQCRQLGAAVEVWNEAGQPVIGEVGELVCTRPIPGMPLYFWGDEGNARYLSSYFDVYPGVWRHGDWLKIEADGGCIIYGRSDATINRSGLRMGTSEIYAAVEALPEVLDSMVIDLEFLGRESYMALFVVLRDGIVLDAALESRLAAAIRTSLSPRFVPDQILQAPEIPRTLSGKKQEVPIKKLFLGHALEKVVNREAMANPQCLDWYVRQAALHAAHRQA encoded by the coding sequence ATGAACCAAGCAGATTCTGTCGCTAGAGACCCGGCTGTTGGTCCCACCTGCGTTCCGCAAATTCGCCTCTACCAGGAGTGGTTGCAGCAAACCCGCGGCCTCTCCTTCGATTCGTACGATGCGCTGTGGCGCTGGTCGGTCTCTGACCTCGACGCGTTCTGGGCAAGCGTCTGGGAGTTTGGCGGCATGCTCTCGCCGACACCCTACAGCGCGGTGCTGGCCGAGGAACGCATGCCGGGGGCACGGTGGTTTCCTGGTGCACACGTGAACTACGCGCATCAGGTGTTTAGGCATGCGGACGCCGCACATGCCGCAGGTATGCCAGCTATCGTCAGCGAGGACGAGCAGGGCCGGACAAGAGAGCTAGGCTGGCCCGAACTGAAACGACAGGCTGCCTCGCTTGCACTGACCTTGCGTGAACGCGGAGTGCAGCGCGGCGATCGCGTTGTGGCTTATTTACCCAATGTACCCGAGACGATTGTGGCGTTTCTCGCCTGCAGCAGTATCGGGGCGGTGTGGAGCGTGTGTGCACCTGACATGGGGCTTAACGCTGTAATCGACCGGTTTCGTCAGATCGAGCCGCGCGTTCTGATCGCGGCCGATGGTGTCCACTATGCCGGCCGTCCAATGGACCGCAGCCGGGTGGTGGCCTCGTTGCGTGCCGCGCTGCCGGATGTGCATACGTTGATCGTGCTGGAAACGCCGCATGCGGCATCACGCGTGGACGATGCACTCAGCTTTGCCGACGCGGTCGCGCGCGACGATGCGGCTACGGCCGCGTTTGTTCCCGAGTGGCTGCCGTTCGATCATCCGCTATGGGTGGTGTATTCGAGCGGCACCACGGGTCTGCCTAAAGCGATTGTGCAAAGCCAGGGCGGCGTCGCGGTGACCGCAATGGCCGTCGCGTTGCTTAACGACCTCGGCGCGAGCTATAGCAGCAACAATCTTGGCGAACGATTCCACTGGTACACGTCGACCGGCTGGATTATGTGGAACGTGCAGCTTTCAGGTTTGTTGGCCGGCACGACGATCTGCCTTTACGACGGTAGTCCGAACGGCCGCAAGGAACATCCGGACTGGGGCGTGCTGTGGCGCTTCGCCGCCCGCCATCGCATTACCGTGTTGGGAGCAGGCGCGGCTTTTCACGGCAACTGCAAGAAGGCGGGGCTTTCTCTGGCCGACTGCGGCGATCTTTCGCGGATGCGTGCGATCGGCAGCACTGGCTCGCCGCTGCCGGAAGACGTCCAGCGCTGGGGTACTGAGCAATTTGCTGCAATCGGTACGCCGGACATCTGGTGGATCAATATCTCCGGTGGCACCGATCTGTGCTGCAACTTCGCCACCGGTAACCGGGAACTGCCGCAAGTGCCGGGGCAAATGCAGTGCCGCCAGCTAGGCGCTGCAGTCGAGGTCTGGAACGAAGCGGGGCAGCCGGTGATTGGCGAGGTCGGCGAACTGGTATGCACCCGGCCCATCCCCGGCATGCCGCTGTATTTCTGGGGCGATGAAGGCAACGCCCGCTATCTTTCGAGCTATTTCGACGTTTATCCCGGCGTGTGGCGTCACGGGGACTGGCTCAAGATCGAAGCGGACGGAGGATGCATTATTTACGGCCGTAGCGACGCCACGATCAACCGTAGCGGCTTGCGCATGGGCACGAGCGAGATCTACGCCGCGGTCGAGGCCTTGCCTGAAGTGCTCGATTCGATGGTGATCGATCTCGAGTTTCTCGGCCGCGAGAGCTATATGGCGCTGTTTGTGGTGCTGCGCGACGGCATCGTGCTGGACGCTGCGCTCGAATCGCGTTTGGCGGCGGCAATCAGGACATCGCTATCGCCGCGTTTCGTGCCGGATCAGATTCTGCAGGCACCGGAAATTCCGCGCACCCTGTCCGGCAAGAAGCAGGAAGTACCGATCAAGAAACTGTTTCTCGGCCACGCACTCGAGAAGGTGGTCAATCGCGAAGCCATGGCCAATCCGCAGTGTCTGGACTGGTATGTGCGGCAAGCCGCCCTGCACGCGGCGCATCGTCAGGCGTAG
- a CDS encoding ABC transporter ATP-binding protein: MTQRMLDVQGLHAYYGKSHILQGVDVHVDEGEIVTLLGRNGVGRSTMAKTILGMVKAAGSVRFRDEEILGRRTFEIAQLGIGYVPENRDIFPTLTVRQNLLLGEKRNRRQHKPRWTLAEMYGMFPRLKERENTAAGVLSGGEQQMLTLCRTLMGDPDLILIDEPTEGLAPKLVALVGEYLQALKERGVSVLLIEQKLAIALDISQRVYVMGHGNIVFEGTPAELKANAQVRKEWLEV, translated from the coding sequence ATGACCCAGCGCATGCTCGACGTGCAAGGTCTGCACGCCTACTACGGCAAGAGCCATATTCTGCAAGGCGTCGACGTGCATGTCGACGAGGGCGAGATCGTCACCTTGCTCGGGCGCAACGGGGTAGGGCGTTCCACCATGGCTAAGACGATCCTCGGGATGGTCAAGGCTGCGGGGTCAGTGCGATTTCGCGACGAAGAAATTCTAGGGCGCCGCACGTTTGAGATCGCCCAGTTAGGCATTGGATACGTTCCCGAGAACCGCGATATCTTCCCCACGCTAACGGTGCGCCAAAATCTGCTGTTAGGCGAAAAGCGTAACCGTCGACAACACAAACCACGCTGGACGCTAGCGGAGATGTACGGAATGTTCCCGCGCCTCAAGGAGCGCGAGAATACCGCAGCGGGCGTGCTTTCGGGCGGCGAGCAGCAGATGTTGACGCTGTGCCGAACGCTGATGGGCGACCCGGATCTGATTCTCATCGACGAGCCCACGGAAGGACTCGCGCCCAAGCTGGTGGCGCTGGTGGGTGAGTATCTGCAGGCGCTCAAGGAGCGCGGCGTGTCGGTGCTGCTGATCGAACAGAAGCTCGCCATTGCGCTCGACATCTCGCAGCGCGTCTATGTCATGGGCCACGGAAACATCGTGTTCGAAGGCACGCCTGCCGAGCTAAAGGCCAACGCGCAGGTACGCAAGGAGTGGCTGGAGGTTTAG
- a CDS encoding ABC transporter ATP-binding protein, whose product MTAALELTDVRKNFGQTEIIRGVNLSVPKGERHALIGPNGAGKSTTFNLISGRSVPSSGSVKLNGTEIGGLKPFVINRMGLSRSFQITNIFHRLSVFENLRCAVLWSLGYKYSFWHRLSQLHDARQRADEVLELIGLQRRRDTQASLLTYAEQRALEIGITIAGGAEVILLDEPTAGMSRSESDQAVELIRNVTVGKTLVMVEHDMGVVFGLADRISVLVYGEVIATDTPEAIRNNSKVKEAYLGASLDESSTEGAH is encoded by the coding sequence ATGACGGCCGCACTTGAGCTAACAGACGTTCGCAAGAACTTCGGACAGACGGAGATCATCCGCGGCGTTAACCTGAGCGTTCCGAAGGGCGAACGCCATGCGCTGATCGGCCCCAATGGTGCGGGCAAGTCGACCACCTTCAATCTGATTTCGGGGCGCAGTGTGCCGAGTTCAGGCTCGGTCAAGCTTAACGGTACCGAGATCGGCGGACTCAAGCCGTTTGTGATCAACCGTATGGGCCTTTCGCGCAGCTTCCAGATCACCAACATTTTTCATCGGCTTTCGGTGTTCGAGAACTTGCGCTGCGCGGTGCTCTGGTCGCTCGGCTACAAATACTCGTTCTGGCATCGGCTGTCCCAGTTGCACGACGCGCGTCAGCGTGCCGACGAGGTGCTCGAACTGATCGGCCTGCAACGCCGCCGCGATACGCAGGCGAGCCTGCTGACCTACGCGGAACAGCGCGCGCTGGAGATCGGCATCACTATCGCCGGCGGTGCCGAGGTGATCCTGCTCGACGAACCGACAGCGGGCATGAGCCGCTCGGAATCGGATCAGGCGGTGGAGTTGATTCGCAATGTGACGGTAGGCAAGACGCTCGTGATGGTCGAGCACGATATGGGCGTGGTGTTCGGTCTCGCGGACCGTATCTCGGTGCTGGTTTATGGCGAGGTCATCGCAACGGATACGCCTGAGGCGATCCGCAACAACAGCAAGGTCAAGGAGGCCTATCTCGGCGCCTCCCTCGACGAAAGCTCCACGGAAGGAGCGCACTAA